In the Longimicrobium sp. genome, GTCGTCCCCGTCCATGGAACAGTAAGCAGGAGAACGGTTCCGAAACAGGCACAAAAACCCGCAATTTCGATCAGTACAGTTTGTCCCCCGCCCCTCTTTCCTGCCCGGAACGCGCTTTGCGCCGAGCCACGAAAGCGTCGGCGGTGATTCCCAGAGGTTGGAGGAAGGCGATGCCCAGGCCGATCGGCGAGCAGGTGATGGTGGTGGCGGGCGCTTCCAGCGGCGTCGGGCTGGCGACGGCGCGCGAGGCGGCGCGGCGTGGCGCGCGGGTGGTGCTCGCGGCGCGCAATACGCTCGACCTGGCGGCGGCGGCGGAAGCGATCCGCCGCGACGGCGGGCAGGCCGTGGCGGTCCCGGCCGACGTGGCCGACTACGCGCAGGTGGAGGCCCTCGCGGCCCGCGCGGTGGAGGCGTTCGGACGCATCGACACCTGGGTGACCACGGCGGCCGTGAGCGCCTATGCCCCCTTCCGTGAGCAGCCGCTGGAGGACTTCCGCCGGGTGCTGGAGGTCGACTTCATGGGGCAGGTCCACTGCGCCCGGGCGGCGCTTCCGCACCTGGAGCAGACCGGCGGCGCGCTGATCTGCATCGGGAGCGTGCTCTCCGACCGCGGGGTGCCGCTCCAGGGCGCCTACTGCGCCGCGAAGCACGCGCTCAAGGGGTGGCTGGACTCGCTGCGCATGGAGCTGCGCCACGCCGGCTCCGCCGTGCGGGTGACGCTGGTGAAGCCGTCCGCCATGGACACGCCGCTCTTCGAGAAGGCGAAGACGCAGATGGGCGTGGCGCCGCAGCCGATTCCACCCGTCTACCAGCCCGAGCTGGCGGTGGAGGCGATCCTGCGCGCGGCGGAGGGAAACGAGCGCGACGCGTTCGTCGGCGGCGCGGGGAAGCTGCTGTCCGTGGCGGAGCGGGTCAGCCCACGGCTGGTGGACCTGCTGCAGCTCAGGAAGGGATTCCTCAGCCAGCGGGGCGACCGGCCCAGGAGCGCGG is a window encoding:
- a CDS encoding SDR family oxidoreductase, coding for MPRPIGEQVMVVAGASSGVGLATAREAARRGARVVLAARNTLDLAAAAEAIRRDGGQAVAVPADVADYAQVEALAARAVEAFGRIDTWVTTAAVSAYAPFREQPLEDFRRVLEVDFMGQVHCARAALPHLEQTGGALICIGSVLSDRGVPLQGAYCAAKHALKGWLDSLRMELRHAGSAVRVTLVKPSAMDTPLFEKAKTQMGVAPQPIPPVYQPELAVEAILRAAEGNERDAFVGGAGKLLSVAERVSPRLVDLLQLRKGFLSQRGDRPRSADAPNNLYAPVEYDGGVRGLFGAQARRWSPYQALEAHAATAALLGAGALAVAALAGRGATGRRLRPLLSTGAALLAGKSLLVRAARG